In the Excalfactoria chinensis isolate bCotChi1 chromosome 18, bCotChi1.hap2, whole genome shotgun sequence genome, TCCCACAGCCCAGCCTCCCAAAAGGGGGGGCACATCAAGAGGAGGAGCATCACCATGACAGACGGGCTGACGGCCGACAAGATCACCAGGGCTGAAGGATGCTCCACCAGGTGGGTGCAGGGGATCGGTCCCTGAGGGTGAGGCAGGAGCAGGGTTTGGGGGTGGAAGCAGCCACAGTGCAGGCATGGCAACCAGCAGAGGCACAGGGAGAGGAGCCAGTACCCAGCTGGAACTGGGGTTTTCTCCCAGGCTGGCTGCCAGCCATGCTGAGCCACGGCAGCAGCGCACAGCGAGCACACAGCTTGGCATCACAGAGTCCAGAAGGCAGAGGGTGTTTTATATCATCCAGTCCAGGATTGCCTGAGTGTCAGGGTTTGTCAAAGCTTTCCCAGGCTGATGCAGGAGTGTCAGCCAGCACCATTTGGTGGCTTGCTTCTGACCAAACTTCATTTTAGAGTCTTTTCCACTGGGGTGTTTGCAAGGAGTTACTAAGAGGATATGATAGAGCTGAGTGGATGGGGTCTGCACAGCCACACTGAGCCTCTAACAAGGCTGCCCAGGTCACATACACCTTTGCAACAGCCAGGTTTCACAGGGGGTGAAGGAGATTTCCTTCACATGGCTTCCACTTGGCAGGCACCACCAGGGAAGGCAGAGCACACTTAAATCCCTGCACAGAGGCCAGGAGACCTGCATCACCACTGTGTCCCCAGCACGCACAGCCCGTCCCCCTGCCTGCAAGCCAGGCTGCCTTTTCACCACCTCAACCTTCTCAGCCCAAGGGCAGGGTAGGAACATGCCAGCAGAAAACAGGCAACCAAACTGTTACTGCAGGGAGAATGGAAACACCTGGGCTTTCAGGAAAACATACACACGTCCAGAAGAGCCCAAAGCCATCAGCCTTTCCTCACCACTCCCCAGATCTCTCATCATCGCAGCTGTTCTCCCATCCTGCTCCCACCACAGACACATAGCACTCTGGACTGCAATCACATTacagcagcctgtgccagggagGGCAGCTCATTGCCTGCCCTGCTTTCTTGAAGTGCTTGCATTGCTCAGCCCACCACAGCCACTTTTGCAACACCACTGACTCACGGTGTTTGTGTCAGGCTGTAACCACTGCCCCAATGACACGAGACCTCCTAGCTTGCTACAGGAGCACACATGCAGCTCACTTACCGCAGCATCTCTCAGCTCTCACTGTGAGCCAGCTGGGCATTCATCCAGCTTCAGGCATGTTGCATTGCTCCCCAGCTTTGGGAGAGAACAGCACAGCTCATCTGCCATGCAGCTCTTAGATTTAAAAACACACCCAGCATCAGATACCGCCTTGCAGCCACGCACCACAATGCTAGAAAACTTTCCCACTCCTTTGCTGGACCACCTTCCTCACAGTATCCTGGGTTCACCCCATCCTATCCCATGCTATCCCTGTACCTTGCCATCAGGGTCCCTTCTCTCTTCCCAGAACCAGGCTCCCTGCAGGTAGGGCTGGCTCTGCTTTTTGTAGGCACTGACCCCTTCTGCAGGCTGGGATGCCCTGCTCACGGCTCCAGCTGAGCTGATTATGGGTTCAACTCGTTGCCGTGGTAATGGAAGGTATTGATGCCTGTGGGGAGGAGAGTCACGACCCCTCTGCCTTTGCCCAGGCACTCATTTCAGTCTGATGCTTCTATCTTCCCAGCGTGTCCCTGCCGCACCACAGGGACATCATCCGCAACTGTGCTGTCAGCGTGGACCAGATCCAGGACCTGCACTCCCCAATGTCACCCATCTCAGAGAACCCCACCTCACCTGCATACAGCACAGGTAGGCATCACCCTGCCGGGCACAGCGAGACACAGCAcaggctgagctcagcacagaCATGGGGAAGAGGACAGAGCTGGCTGTAAAAACAAGCCCCTGGGCACGGAGCATTGCCCCGTATCCTTGGTGCATCCTTGGTGTGTGCACGACTCCAGGTGCTAACAAGTCCTCTCCTGCTCCTTGCAGTGACACGGCTAAAGCCTCATACCTGCCAAGCAGCTGGGATCACCCCGGCCTCCCCGGTCATCAGAAGGTCCAGCGAGCCCCAGCTGTGCCCGGGTAGCAGCAACAAACCTCTGCCggaccctgcccacagcacccACTCCACGCCGTGCCACGGCTACGCCCGCgcctccccctctccctctgTGAACAGCTACAGTGACCCCGACACGGGGCACTACTGCCAGCTGCACCCCACCTCACCCATCAGCAGAGAACGGCCGGCTCACGACAGCAAACTGCCAGCAAAGAGCTACGTGGAAAGGCTAAAGGTGGAGGAAGGGCAGAGAGGGACTGTGGAGAACGGCTCTGGGGAAGCGGAGGCAGGGCAGAGGCTGAAAGGAGAGCGGGACTTTGTGGGCTTTGTGCCCCCCACCGTGGAGACGTGCTCCTCCTTCAACCCGGCAGCATTTCAGTCCCTGCTCATCCCCCTGGAGAACAAACCCCTGGAGATGGCTGTGCTCAAGAAGGTTAAAGAGCTGCTGGCGGACGTGGATGCGAAGACACTCGCCAAACACATCACCAAAGTGGACTGCCTGGTACGGCGGGGCCAGGAGGGAGGGACGGGCACGGCTGCCCTCCGTTCGCTCCAGGATGACAGGGAAACAGTGCCCACGAGCCCTGGAATCCCTGAGCATCAGAGCAtccctgctctcagctctgctgccatgcaCCAGCTGGCAGAGGCTGGGTTGGGGCAAAGGAGGCTGCTCAGGTCTAATCACCTTTCACCTTTCTTGCCAGGTTGCTCGGATATTGGGCGTAACTGCAGAGATGCAGCGGCTGATGGGGGTGAGCTCAGGCATGGAGCTGCTTACCCTGCCCCATGGCCATCAGCTCCGGCTCGACCTGCTGGAACGGTACGGCACATCCCAGCTCCCCTGGGGTGCCCCAGCTCAGCAAAGGGGGGACATCACACCTCCTGTGGTCCTGCTGAACCTCCACGCTGGGGGCAgtggcaggagcagccccagctctttgcCCCCACGCTGAGCCCCGCTCTGCCTCTCGCCCTGCAACAGGTTCCACACCATGTCCATCATGATCGCCGTGGACATTCTGGGCTGCACGGGCAGCACAGAGGAgcgggcagccctgctccaCAAAACCATCCAGCTGGCTGCCGAGCTGAAGAGCACCATGGGCAACATGTTCAGTTTTGCAGCTGTGATGAATGCCCTGGAAATGGCGCAGGTATGGGGATGCTGCCTTCATCCTCGTGGCCTGGGCTCAGCCTCTTTCCTAAACACCCCCTCCCCTCATGACCCACCTattggggtgggaggagggggaCCATGCCCTGGCAAAGGCACCCGCTGGGGAGTAAGCAGTGAAGGGAAAGAGCCGTCCCCTGTGTGGAGCAACAGCCCAGTCCTGCCGGGATGTGATTGTTTGTCGGCggttgggctttttgttttgtgctgggCTCTGTTCCTGAGAGGAAATGAATCTGCCCTCCGGTACAATACAAATCAGTCTCAAGGCCGTGGCAGCAGCGTCTCCGGGCCACACTGCTCCCTTTGGAAGATGAAAGGAGAttaaaattcaattttaaaTAGAGCCCAGCTGGGAAGCTTTGCTTCCTGCCTTCACAGAGGCAGCGGAACGGCTGCTCCCTCCCTGCGTCTCATCTTCAAGGCCTCTGTGGTGTGGGGAGGTTGCTGTCCTGGGGCATGGCAGGAGAAAAAGCACTGAGCCCAGCCTGGTGCCGGGGCCATGAAGTCTTGGCCAtgagtgccagcagcacaggctgtgctgggtTCAGAAGCAGCACTTCTCCTCTGCTTGCAGATCGCACGGCTGGAGCAGACCTGGATGGTGCTGAGGCAGCGGCACACAGAGGGTGCCATCCTCTATGAGAAGAAGCTGAAGCCATTCCTGAAGAGCCTGAATGAAGGGAAAGGTGAGAAGGgcagctcccatctcccagcTGGCTGCTCCTTCCTGGTTCAGCCAAGCACATCCTTGCTGGGGGAGCACATGTTGGAGAGCTGCATCCCTCTCCCAGCAGGGCCAGACACTTCCCTTGTGCCTCAATGCAGCCCTGTAGTGCCTGCTTGGCCtcagctcccccttccttcccagggAAGCATTTCATAACTAAATAAAACCAGCAGCTGGGCACAAACATGGCTCAGCCGAGCCAAACCCTTGTGCTTGCATGGCAGTGCGTGCCAAGCCAAGGGGACAGCGGCCGGTTGTGGTCAGGGAGGATGAAAAGCTGCATCTCCCTCACACTCGGCGCCCTGGGATCTGCTCACCCACTCctcactgcagccctgggaCACACAGAGAATGCCAGAGTAGGAACAGCACTGCTTCCCTCCTGGGCACAAGCAGAAAGGCCCAGATGGTGCTGGATGAGGTGATGGCCTCGAGcagagccttctccagagcCACAGCCAtgactgtgctgcagctgagccaGAACTCTGCCCCAGGGGTGTGGTGGCAGCCCGGCTCCATAGGAGAGTGCTGTGTGGGTCCAAGGCAGACAGGGAGAGGAATGAGGAGGATGCAGGGACACCGAGCCACATACCCACCAGCACCATGGTCACAAGCGGTGCTCACCGAGCCTCTCTCTGCAGAAGGGCCACCGCTGAGCAACACCACCTTTCCCCACATCCTGCCCCTGGTGACTCTCCTGGAGCGGGATGATGCGCTGGTGGACAACCCTGAGCCCTGGGAGGCCACGGACAATGGCGTGGAGGTGGTCATGGCACACCTGGAAGCTGCACGGACGGTGGCTCACCACGGTGGACTGTACCACACCAACGCTGAGGTGAAGCTGCAGGGTAAGCAAGACGGGGATGGGGGGGGCCCTTTTCCCTCTGCCGCGGTGGCAGCACTGGATGGTCCCCATCCTGTCTCCATGGATctgactctctctctctctccccgcAGGTTtccagggcagggcagagctgctaGAGATCTTCAGCACCGAGTTCCAGCTGcggctgctgtggggcagccgTGGGGCTGAGAGCAGCCAGGCCGAGCGCTACGAGAAGTTCGACAAGGTCCTTACAGCCCTGTCCCACAAACTGGAGCCGGCAGTGCGCTTCAGCGAGCTGTAACCCCCCACCAACAGAAAGCCTCTGCATAGGGGACACAGCGGCAATGTGGGGACAAGGGGAAGGAACGACAGCCACTTCCCATCCGCCACTCGCCTCCTTGGCACTGCCACCCCAGGGGGTGGGGACAGCATCCATCGCCCAGCCCTGCCGCGGTCCATGGCTGCATGGcgcccctcctcccccttcagactccctcccttcccacctccctcTCACCCACGGCTGCTGGTTACCCGCTTGTAAATACGTTGTCACGGTCACTTCTGGATGTACAGATTCTTGGGGACGGTTCCTGGTGTAAATACTTCAGCTCGTTCATTCGGTCCTGTAAATATCTGTACATAGCTCACGGCCTTGGTTCTTACATACAATAAACTTTTACGTTCTCCCTCTGGAGGGACTCCCCCACACCGCCACCCCCCGCTTTGCTGTTTGGAGGTCACAGGCTGGGAGTGCAATCACAGCGCCCAGCCCGGCCGCGTGGGGGGGGCGGGGCCATGTTGATCAGGCCACGCCCCCTTTGCACACGTGACCAGCGGCGTGGCGCGCCGGGAGCTGTAGTGCGGGCGGTGCCGGAGCCGCCATGGGCCGAACGGCGGCGGTGCCGGTCCTGGTTCTGATGCCGGTCCTGGTTCTgatcccggtgctgctctcgGCCGCCGCCGCCTGGGACCTGCGGGCGCTGCGCTGCAGCTTCACGGCAGACTGCGAGTGCGGCTTCGGGCCCGACCTGCGCGGTTAGGTTCCGGTTCTGGGTCGGGAGAGACACGGCGGCATTAGTGCGACCGCAGGGCGGGGAGCTGTCAGCCCATCGTTCCGTAAAGgatttgcttttgctgcaggTCTGGAGTGCGAGCTGGCCGTAACCCTGGTGGGGCAGCCCCTGGTGAGGCAGCAGGTGATGAAGGCACTGAGGCAGTTCCTGGAGCAGCGCAGCCCGAAGAAGCCCCTCGTCATGTCCTTCCACGGCTCCACCGGGACGGGAAAAACCTTCGTGAGCTCCATGTTGGTCCGGCACCTCTTCCCCGAGGGGCTGCAGAGTCCCCACGTGCACCAGTTCTCCCCCATCGTGCACTTCCCCCACGCGGAGCACGTGGGGCGGTACAAGGTGAGCGCTGCCCCACGCCTCGCGGTCGCTCGGTCGCTCAGTGTGGGCTGGACGTGCTGCAGCTCCGCGCTTCTCCCTCCGGCAGAGCCTGGAGCAAAGGCTCCACGCAGCGGCTGGAGGTTCCCCTGCGATGCGCTCCAGCTGTCCGTGCTGTCATTTGCTCCCTCTTTCGGTATTTACGCGGCCCTTTGAACGCGCAGCCAAAGTGTTTCACTCGGTGCCTTTCACCTGAAATTGGCCCTTCGCTTCCCAAACAGCTCAATAGCTGGGGGGAAAAACACCTCTGTATTGCTGGACTTGATAATTCCCTCCTCACCCAACAAGGAGCTCCAACACGCAGCTTAACCTGCAGCTCCTACAGCTCGCAGAGGCAAGAAATCCCATCTATgtgtgctggcactgcagtAACTTCAGCTGTAGCAAGGAGAGCTCTTCTCGCTCTGTGCAGGCACAGTTTTGCACCAGATGAGGTGGCAACGGGCACATCTCCCTCCCAATATCTGGAAACTGTAATGCAGTGAAAGAGAAGAACTGGAGGGAGCTGTAGGAGGCTGAATACCCAGCTTTACTTTGCTGCCTCCTTCTTACTGCTTTAAATTTGCAATAGAAGACCCATGATGGGCTAATAAATGGCACAGATAAGTCATTGTGCCAAGCTCAGGGTAAAGCAGCCTGCCTCAGGCTTCCTGCTCGGAGTAGgtgatgctgcactgctgcttctctgcttcacCTCAGCCCTTGCACTGCAGGAGCTCAGGACTCCCTTGTTGCTTTATGGTCCGGTGGGTGTCTTTCCTAGGAGAATCTGAGGCACTGGATCCAAGGGAACCTGACAAACTGCGGACGGTCGGTCTTTCTCTTTGAGGAGATGGACAAGATGCACCCGGGTCTTATTGATGTGATTATGCCATTCCTGGGACCCTCGTGGGTTGTGTATGGGACCAACTACCGCAAAGCAATCTTCATCTTCATAAGGTGAGAGGCCCCCACATGGGCACAGGACGATGCCTGCTTCAGAGCAcgctttcattttgcttttccttttccaagcaTTGAGCTGCAGAAACCAACAGGTGTTATTTCCTCATGAAATTGGAGCATCTCTGTAAGGGTggctaatataaagatgttaacaaagatgatggtaaatattcaaaggttatttgcaaagcaaaactCACCAATGTCGATGCCTTGGTTGGAAGAGCTGGGGCAGTCTCCACTGGGGAGCAATCTCCAGGAGATGCTGCCTcggtggtggtcagcccttaaatgaggtgttagaggaggtggagtccagctccaccccttccaggagcacagctccatcactctcacctgtgctcccatagctgaccccacacttgcctcagctgattaatcagaggttcaggctgtgatttcctATACAGTCCCCTTCCTGTTATTTGCTTGCCTTTACAGGAGTCATTTTAGGCCAGGCAGCAAGGCAAGGCTGGACTGCACTCCTGCAGGCTGGCAGATGCCATCTCTGCCCTGCAATACCATTTTCCTGGGTAGTAATTCATCTCACTCTTGTGCAGCAatgcaggaggagagcagatCAATGAAATGACACTGGATCTCTGGCGTGCCCACCAGGACCGGGAGGAGATCAGCCTGCAGGACATGGAGGCAGCCATCTCCAAAGCGGTGTTCGAGAACCCTCAGAGTGAGTGCATCTCTTCGGTGTttcagcagggagcagagcccagcagagggagccAGGCTCACTCCAGACAGCCACAGATGCTCTGGGATCTCCTAAGCAAGCAGAAGGGGACAGGGATTTGATTGAAGGGAAAGGAATTGTGAGCTCTTTGAATTCCAGGGACCACAAACACTGAAAGTAACATCTTCTGTCTCCTCCATCCCCTTTGCAGGTGGATTCTGGAAATCTGGGATCATTAACGAACATCTCATTGATTTTGTTGTGCCTTTCCTCCCACTGAAGCGCCACCACGTAAAGCAATGCGTCATCAATGAACTCGTGCAGCAAGGGCTAGAAGGACAGCAGGGTGTCATCCAGGAGGTGGCTGACAGCATCCCCTATTTCCCAGAAGAAGAGAAACTATTTTCATCGACGGGCTGCAAAACTGTGGCCTCTCGGATCAGTTTTTTCTTCtagccttgctcaggtccatAGGGGACACATCCAGGGCTGTAAAGCTGTAGGCTGGTGGGATGAGCACCAGGAGCTCCGTGTTACCACGCAGTAGCACAAATGCTCTCCTGTTGCATTCGGCTTTGCCAGCCCCAAGGGTGCTACTGCAGGATGCGGCTGTGGGAGCAAGTGCAGGTGGTTTGATTTAAAGCACTTTGTTGTATATTCAGTGCCCAGGTGAAGGTGCTCAGCCTGGTGCACCACTCAAGTCCTATCTGTGACGAAGGAGAGACTGCAGTGTCAGGCAGGTTTCTTACCCTGTCAGCAGCACCATCCCGTAGCTCTCTCCTCTTCTGCAATCCAATGCATGAAGATTCTGAGCCAAAAAAAGGATGATTTTATTACAATACATTTTAGTGTTTTTAAGAGCCATCTCTGTAAGCGTGGCGGTACCTCAGTTCTGTGGTCCAACGGGACCGTGCTGGTGCTGATttgtgctgctggctggtgaGCAGCCTCGGCATTGCAGCTCGCAGCGCAGGGATGTTGCAGAGCCAGTTTCCTTCCAGTTTCCTTGCACTGCGAacagctgctgcccttcctcctccagcttCTTGGGCGGCCATTGGAGGAACGGCCTGAAATGCAGCTGGTCCTCGTACAGACCAACCTGCCTGCAGCAACGGTAGCAtttgtaatgattttaaaataaaccttGTATGAGATCAATGCTCGTGGGACGCTCATTCCACCAACAGACTGTCGTTGTTTAGCCCCCCCCCAACGCTCGCAAAGATGGCGGCGTTGCCCGGAAGCAAGATGGTGATTGTTGCCGGAAGTAAGATAGCTGAGACGCCCGCAACAAAGATGGCGGCGGGGCGGTGCCTTGCTGGCTGAGGTCCTTGCAGATCCAGTTTGGCGTGGTTCCGTGTCGGGGTCACTTAGAGGCCAAGGGGGGATTTGTCCTTCTCCTCTGCGGGGCACGGCGGGGTCTGGCCCGTGTTTGTGACCTGCAGCGTGCTTGGACCGCGTGGAAGGGGACAGTGCCGCCCCACCTCAGCAGTCCGAGCACTCAGTGACCCCTGTGGCACACGGAGCCCCGCTCCAGGCCATCAgccccttttcctcctccctgacGCTGTTTTGGCAGCGCAGCGAACATGGAAACCATCAGCGTGGCCGccagccctggcagcagcacGGAGTCCTGGCAGCAGCGCAGCCCTGCCTCTTCCAGACCCGTGTTCCTTGGAGCCGGGCCCCTCAACCCTTCATCTGCCTGCAGGGAACCGGCGCCTCCTGCCCCATCACCATTGCCATCCTCAGTCCCTCCTGAGGTCCCTCCCGCCTTCCCCTCAGTCCCTGCTGCTCCCCCTCATCATGGATGTGCAGTAAGGCCGTCCCAACACACTGgcacagaaaggcagagctgtttGGAATTTCCCAGCTCACCAGGGGAGGTTTCAGGCTGTCATAGTTTCTGAGTTAGGTTGTTTTCTGCCAAAACATTAGAGTTTTTGAACGGCTCCTGGCCGGCTTTGTTACAGCTCTCCTGCCAGAGCTGCTAGGGAATGCCTTCTACCCTCCAGCATTCCAAAAGCTGAGTGTTCTGCTACaagctgcaagcacagcagctccatgccCGCATCCCAACAGGCACCCTGGGACCTCACAGGGCCCCACATACTGCATTGccactgctgccatccccttcctctgctccagCTTGCACCCAAACTTCTCCATTCCCAACCTCCTCACCCTGCAAGGTCTGCATTCAGGTTACCCGCAGCCAAGGAAGCAAAAGAGGGGAGAACATCAGCTCTGGGCACTTGAAAAGCAGCTCACCTCCCCCCAGCCCACCTGGATTAGGCTCCATTGCAGCATTTTCAAGGAACTTGCTTTTCTCCCCCAGTTTTGGACCAAGCATTGCCCTGCGGCGTTCGCTTGCTCCAGAGATCTGAAGTTTTAGCTCAAAACAAACAATCCCTGGCTCTTGTAAAGCAAACACCCTTCTCCAAATCTGGCCACTAACGTGACACACGCCAGAGCCCAGCAGGACCCAGCTGCACATCTCAGTGCTCAAATTAGCAAAAGGTTTTCAGTCCAAAGGCCAAAACCTCCGCtgagaacagcagaacaaatgAGGGAAGGTATCGGTATTATCTGAGGGCAACTCTGCCCAATACAGCCTGCAGCCAGGGACGTCGGCTCCAACACAGTTGGCTTTAATCCTCCTGGGCTTCAGCCCAGATATGGAACAGGCAGGGATGGCAGGAGGCCACATGTGCACCTTCAGGgccttcccccctcctcctgcacagcaaaTCCACATGCGATGCCCAAAAAACAGTTTGCACTACTCAGCAGAGTACAGAGCCGGAGCACCAGGGTCTGGCAGCCCCTCTGTCTGGCTGGGCACCATCTTGCCAAGAGCCCCAGGAACAAATCCCACTTTGGAGCACCCCAGGGGTGGGGGGAGAACCCAATCAATGATGCCCCCCCCGGGTCACAACGCCTGGTCCCTATGGAGAAAAGCAGTGAACATCGCTGCTAGTGGTCCAGATGAGCAAGCCCTCTGCTCACTGATGCCTTCCATGGGTGGGTGAGGAGGGTCCGGCTGCTCCCAGGGTGGGGGTCCATGTCCAGCACCAGCACCCTCAGAGCTCATCGTGGGATGCAGAGCGGAGGTACCCCCCTCCATCCCGTGGGTCCCTCAGGGTCTTCTGTGAGCCCACCCAGCCTGTCTGTTTGGAGTCATCGTCCCAGATGGTGGAGGTCTCTGTGTCGCTCAGCCAGTTGCTGTCCCCGGCGTAGTGGGTGGGATAAACCAGGAGTGGGTGAGCTGAAAACACCTGCAGGTCCCGTGGGGCAAAGTGCTGCTTGTAGTCCTCACTGGGGAGAGCAGGAGAGGGACACATAAGGAACGATGGAGAACACAGCAATGGGGTGGGTGCATGGGGATGGCACTGCTTTGGGAGTGACAGTAGCACCAGGGATGCTGTGTGCTCAGACTGGTTCCCCCCCACCCTTCCAACCCTTCGTTTTGCTATCCTGCTCTCCCCTTTTCCCACGTTCTCCCCCCCAGTTCTTGTGCACCCCCATCTGGATCCCTACCCGGTGAGGTGCCCCTGATGGGGCTGAGCCCTCTGCACAggccagccccacagcccagctccagccccacagcccagctccatccccacaccccagctccagccccacagcccagctccagccccgCCGCCCCATGCTGGCAGAGGGCCATtttccagcagccagcagccaagCAGGGGAATGAGCTCATGCTGCAGATGTTTTCCTCCAGCCGGGGTGGAGGGGAGAGACAGGGTGGGATGGTGGCAATGAAGAAGAACCACATGTTCCCACAGCAGCGCAGCCCTGCTCCTTACTTGGGGTGCTTGTCGTACATGATGGGCAGGAACTCATCCACCGGCAGCATTTTGGAGAGGGgctcagcagccagcagcttct is a window encoding:
- the SH2D3C gene encoding SH2 domain-containing protein 3C isoform X3, giving the protein MAEGQKRGGGFKKFKFFKFKGFESLSNIPRSFTLRRASVVPRSPESLGMGLPPPQGFLEEPFGSTQDDLNTMPKSPGPYARSSDMYSHMGTMPRLNLGKVGKNLGKSRGTQSCREKESSRDKIPSSAPLPVPKTQKMPGAISLGKDPSSVSGKAEQKDEALPSVSPGAEKARTDQEIPGNSPCPGMEAPSAILAPSPNAAPGTETTDGDFQEKGQEQPSKKSSLDSHHDGLESGSEYVKFSKEKYILDSSPEKLHKELEEELKLSSTDLRSHAWYHGRIPREVSESLVQRNGDFLIRDSLTSLGDYVLTCRWRNEPLHFKINKVTVKSSDGRSRVQYLFEQESFDNVPALVRFYVGNRKAISEQSGAIVYCPINRTFPLRYLEASYGLANGKHGGSHSPASQKGGHIKRRSITMTDGLTADKITRAEGCSTSVSLPHHRDIIRNCAVSVDQIQDLHSPMSPISENPTSPAYSTVTRLKPHTCQAAGITPASPVIRRSSEPQLCPGSSNKPLPDPAHSTHSTPCHGYARASPSPSVNSYSDPDTGHYCQLHPTSPISRERPAHDSKLPAKSYVERLKVEEGQRGTVENGSGEAEAGQRLKGERDFVGFVPPTVETCSSFNPAAFQSLLIPLENKPLEMAVLKKVKELLADVDAKTLAKHITKVDCLVARILGVTAEMQRLMGVSSGMELLTLPHGHQLRLDLLERFHTMSIMIAVDILGCTGSTEERAALLHKTIQLAAELKSTMGNMFSFAAVMNALEMAQIARLEQTWMVLRQRHTEGAILYEKKLKPFLKSLNEGKEGPPLSNTTFPHILPLVTLLERDDALVDNPEPWEATDNGVEVVMAHLEAARTVAHHGGLYHTNAEVKLQGFQGRAELLEIFSTEFQLRLLWGSRGAESSQAERYEKFDKVLTALSHKLEPAVRFSEL
- the SH2D3C gene encoding SH2 domain-containing protein 3C isoform X1, with amino-acid sequence MTAVGRRFPTLGQGSHHDGLESGSEYVKFSKEKYILDSSPEKLHKELEEELKLSSTDLRSHAWYHGRIPREVSESLVQRNGDFLIRDSLTSLGDYVLTCRWRNEPLHFKINKVTVKSSDGRSRVQYLFEQESFDNVPALVRFYVGNRKAISEQSGAIVYCPINRTFPLRYLEASYGLANGKHGGSHSPASQKGGHIKRRSITMTDGLTADKITRAEGCSTSVSLPHHRDIIRNCAVSVDQIQDLHSPMSPISENPTSPAYSTVTRLKPHTCQAAGITPASPVIRRSSEPQLCPGSSNKPLPDPAHSTHSTPCHGYARASPSPSVNSYSDPDTGHYCQLHPTSPISRERPAHDSKLPAKSYVERLKVEEGQRGTVENGSGEAEAGQRLKGERDFVGFVPPTVETCSSFNPAAFQSLLIPLENKPLEMAVLKKVKELLADVDAKTLAKHITKVDCLVARILGVTAEMQRLMGVSSGMELLTLPHGHQLRLDLLERFHTMSIMIAVDILGCTGSTEERAALLHKTIQLAAELKSTMGNMFSFAAVMNALEMAQIARLEQTWMVLRQRHTEGAILYEKKLKPFLKSLNEGKEGPPLSNTTFPHILPLVTLLERDDALVDNPEPWEATDNGVEVVMAHLEAARTVAHHGGLYHTNAEVKLQGFQGRAELLEIFSTEFQLRLLWGSRGAESSQAERYEKFDKVLTALSHKLEPAVRFSEL
- the SH2D3C gene encoding SH2 domain-containing protein 3C isoform X2, coding for MTERCSLWSALSAAACCFYRGSFMQVQFSKEKYILDSSPEKLHKELEEELKLSSTDLRSHAWYHGRIPREVSESLVQRNGDFLIRDSLTSLGDYVLTCRWRNEPLHFKINKVTVKSSDGRSRVQYLFEQESFDNVPALVRFYVGNRKAISEQSGAIVYCPINRTFPLRYLEASYGLANGKHGGSHSPASQKGGHIKRRSITMTDGLTADKITRAEGCSTSVSLPHHRDIIRNCAVSVDQIQDLHSPMSPISENPTSPAYSTVTRLKPHTCQAAGITPASPVIRRSSEPQLCPGSSNKPLPDPAHSTHSTPCHGYARASPSPSVNSYSDPDTGHYCQLHPTSPISRERPAHDSKLPAKSYVERLKVEEGQRGTVENGSGEAEAGQRLKGERDFVGFVPPTVETCSSFNPAAFQSLLIPLENKPLEMAVLKKVKELLADVDAKTLAKHITKVDCLVARILGVTAEMQRLMGVSSGMELLTLPHGHQLRLDLLERFHTMSIMIAVDILGCTGSTEERAALLHKTIQLAAELKSTMGNMFSFAAVMNALEMAQIARLEQTWMVLRQRHTEGAILYEKKLKPFLKSLNEGKEGPPLSNTTFPHILPLVTLLERDDALVDNPEPWEATDNGVEVVMAHLEAARTVAHHGGLYHTNAEVKLQGFQGRAELLEIFSTEFQLRLLWGSRGAESSQAERYEKFDKVLTALSHKLEPAVRFSEL
- the TOR2A gene encoding prosalusin, whose amino-acid sequence is MGRTAAVPVLVLMPVLVLIPVLLSAAAAWDLRALRCSFTADCECGFGPDLRGLECELAVTLVGQPLVRQQVMKALRQFLEQRSPKKPLVMSFHGSTGTGKTFVSSMLVRHLFPEGLQSPHVHQFSPIVHFPHAEHVGRYKENLRHWIQGNLTNCGRSVFLFEEMDKMHPGLIDVIMPFLGPSWVVYGTNYRKAIFIFISNAGGEQINEMTLDLWRAHQDREEISLQDMEAAISKAVFENPQSGFWKSGIINEHLIDFVVPFLPLKRHHVKQCVINELVQQGLEGQQGVIQEVADSIPYFPEEEKLFSSTGCKTVASRISFFF